GGGACCGCCATCGGTTCCTTCCAGGCGGTCAAGCACCGGCTGGCCGACACTCTGATCGGGCTCGAATTCGCCCGCCCGCTGCTCTACGGGGCCGCCCTCTCCATGGCCCCCGCCGATATCGCCGCCGCCAAGGTGAGTGCGGGCGAGGCCGCGTACGCCGCGGCCCGCACAGCTCTCCAGCTGCATGGCGCCGTCGGCTACACCGAGGAGCTCGATCTCTCGCTCTGGCTGCGCAAGGCACGGCCGTTGCGCGACGCGTGGGGCACCCCCGCCCAGTGCCGGGCGCGGGTGCTGGGGACATGAGCGGAGGAGGGCTCAGCGCCGCCGGACGGTGCGCACCGCTCCGCCGGGCCGCCAGGACTCTACGACCAGCTCCTCGCCCTCGACGTGCGTCCGCACCACCTCGTCCAGTTCGACGCGGAACAGATGGAACGGCTCCGGCGGCTTGGCCTCCGCCACGAACCGGGCCATCACCTCCGGGTCGGTCACCTCCAACGCGCGCCCGCCGATCCGTACGTCACCGCCGTCCATCGAGTCGTCGGGGCCGGGGTTGGCCTGCACCGCGAACCGCGGATCGCGCTGAAGATCCTGCGCCTTGCGGGAGTACGGCATCATGCCCAGCCACAGCTCACCGAAGCGGAAGTCCACCTCGAGGCCGGTCACCCGCGGTGAGCCGTCCTTGCGGAGGGTGGCCAGGACATGATGCTTGTACTGCTGGAACCGCTTCCGCACGGTCTCGGCGAAGGCCGGCTCCGCCGCCCGGAAATCTGCCCAGGTGGTCCCCGCACTCGATGTCCCTGTACTCGATGTCATGACGCCATCGAACCCCAGAATCCCGACATCTTCTGTCGGGTTTCGGATCCGGGTGCCGCACGGATGCCGTCCCAGGGCGAACGTGGTCTGCTGGAGAGGGCAGGGCCGTCATCGTGGCGGCGCGGGGGACCGAACCCGCCACCCGAGGAGATTTCTGATGGCGATCTTCATGCACGCCACTCTGCCGGGCATCACGACAGACCAGTACGACACGCTGAACAGCGAATTGCAGGCCCTGCCGGGCGACACCTTCGCCGGGTGTCTCTCGCACGTTTGCGTAGCATCCGATTCGGGCCTGGAGATCTTCGACCTGTGGGAGTCCGAGGCGGCCATGGACAAGTTCACCACCGTGATGATGCCGGTCGCCCAGGGTCT
The Streptomyces lunaelactis genome window above contains:
- a CDS encoding pyridoxamine 5'-phosphate oxidase family protein codes for the protein MTSSTGTSSAGTTWADFRAAEPAFAETVRKRFQQYKHHVLATLRKDGSPRVTGLEVDFRFGELWLGMMPYSRKAQDLQRDPRFAVQANPGPDDSMDGGDVRIGGRALEVTDPEVMARFVAEAKPPEPFHLFRVELDEVVRTHVEGEELVVESWRPGGAVRTVRRR